Proteins co-encoded in one Deltaproteobacteria bacterium genomic window:
- a CDS encoding ABC transporter substrate-binding protein → MEKLFLTVGCGNYDRTVALRTGDVQAEGIRINYVPLEAEEIFWRMGHHQEFDVSEMSLSNHVTMISRGNSPFVAIPIFPSRYFRHSCVFINTDSGIKTAADFKGKKIGAPEYSITAAVWIRGFLNDDYGVKTADMHWFTGGQEEAGRKERVKLTLPPEIKLDPIADDKTLNGMLESGEIDALISARAPSCFVKGSPKVKRLFPNYKDVEIEYYKRTKMFPIMHVLVIKKEVYEKNQWIARSLYKAFCEAKDVAIRNMHISNTMACTLPWLPWEREQMREIFGPDWWPYGVEANRHLLEHLIRYMGDQGLLARKLTVEEIFAPNVVGEFKI, encoded by the coding sequence GTGGAAAAATTATTTCTAACCGTCGGCTGCGGCAACTACGACCGCACCGTCGCGCTGCGCACCGGCGACGTGCAAGCTGAAGGCATTCGCATCAACTACGTGCCGCTGGAAGCCGAAGAGATTTTCTGGCGCATGGGCCATCATCAGGAATTCGACGTTTCGGAAATGTCGTTGTCCAATCACGTCACCATGATCAGCCGCGGCAACTCGCCGTTTGTCGCCATCCCGATTTTTCCGTCGCGTTACTTCCGCCACTCGTGCGTGTTCATCAACACCGACTCGGGCATCAAAACGGCGGCCGATTTCAAAGGCAAGAAAATCGGCGCGCCGGAATATTCGATCACCGCGGCGGTGTGGATTCGCGGCTTTTTGAACGACGACTACGGCGTCAAGACCGCCGACATGCACTGGTTTACCGGCGGCCAGGAAGAAGCCGGCCGAAAAGAGCGGGTCAAGCTCACCCTGCCGCCGGAAATCAAACTCGACCCGATCGCCGATGACAAAACGTTGAATGGAATGTTGGAGAGCGGCGAGATCGACGCGCTGATTTCGGCGCGCGCGCCGTCATGCTTCGTCAAAGGCAGTCCCAAAGTAAAGCGCTTGTTCCCCAACTACAAAGACGTGGAAATCGAATATTACAAACGCACGAAAATGTTTCCGATCATGCATGTGTTGGTGATCAAGAAAGAAGTCTACGAAAAAAACCAATGGATCGCCCGCAGCCTGTACAAAGCCTTTTGCGAAGCCAAAGACGTAGCGATTAGAAACATGCACATCTCGAACACCATGGCCTGCACCCTGCCGTGGCTGCCTTGGGAGCGCGAACAGATGCGCGAGATCTTCGGTCCCGACTGGTGGCCCTACGGCGTCGAAGCCAACCGCCACTTGCTCGAACATTTAATTCGCTACATGGGCGACCAGGGTTTGTTGGCGCGCAAACTCACCGTCGAAGAAATCTTCGCGCCCAATGTGGTGGGAGAGTTTAAGATCTAG
- a CDS encoding TIGR03668 family PPOX class F420-dependent oxidoreductase: MSLLTARASRLLRSARTAHLATSDNSGQPHVIPICFVYDGKRFFSPIDEKPKRAAPSKLKRLKNIAENPNVALVIDRYDEDWRKLAYVLVFGKARVLSRGENHRRAVQRLRKKYPQYWTMAIGKRPMIAITPVRVTSWGNF; the protein is encoded by the coding sequence ATGTCGCTCCTCACGGCTCGTGCCTCGCGCCTTCTCCGCTCCGCCCGCACGGCGCATCTCGCGACGTCAGACAACTCCGGCCAGCCCCACGTCATTCCGATCTGTTTCGTCTACGACGGCAAACGATTCTTCTCGCCCATCGACGAGAAACCCAAACGCGCCGCGCCGAGCAAACTCAAGCGGCTGAAGAACATCGCCGAAAATCCCAACGTCGCTTTGGTCATCGATCGTTATGATGAAGACTGGCGCAAGCTGGCTTACGTTCTGGTATTCGGCAAAGCGCGCGTGTTAAGCCGCGGCGAAAACCATCGGCGAGCCGTGCAACGATTGCGCAAAAAATATCCCCAGTACTGGACCATGGCCATCGGCAAGCGGCCAATGATCGCGATCACACCCGTGCGGGTGACGAGTTGGGGCAATTTCTAA
- the glnE gene encoding bifunctional [glutamate--ammonia ligase]-adenylyl-L-tyrosine phosphorylase/[glutamate--ammonia-ligase] adenylyltransferase — protein MAMKISPSVITRRYRKLLEESPSPRLAENNLQRLIAASHPQTLIKIPNKQLIDLLRLLGSSAFLSDVLIHTGVNWPDFFRRQISLRQKTVAKHQHYLQAVIKKAASFDDFCAALRRHKQREYLRIGTRDLLASVTMEETVRELTALAEASLHAAYRFSRTEVEKDFGQLNSPGSNKPNRFVVIGMGKLGGRELNFSSDVDVIFLYQDDEGESSGGRKGKVGPREFFSAVGQKIINAMGDVTEDGFVFRIDLRLRPLGANGPLVQSVNSAMLYYESWGQCWERAAMIKARSVAGDVELGVNFLKELEPFIYRRYLDYTTVDELRHMKSRIENELLTSDGKERNLKLGYGGIREIEFFTQALQLVNGGYEVSLRGPSTLPALAELARLKFISIEERDQLIAAYRFLRQAEHKVQIVQEGHVHSIPEGQDEEQAYARRMGYTRKGKQSERELFWRDHHRYTNTVRGIFDRLFYSAQKEIASEGASLESAIWNDLDNEPAITKQLAKVGFAEPAKAYENLLAVRDGEIYSPPSPKRLKVMRTLGPALIAEIAKSGAPDRALFNLADFSHRIGGRTGFLTLLAEKPETMRLLITLFADSQFLTDLFLKRPEIIDTLIRVDLTRIEKSKSTMLAELSTALAEFTDLEDQLNALRRYKTEEFIRIGLHDLGGSIELMPVLHQLADLADSCVQAALDLTLRELTAKFGAVTKGRFVVIGGGKLGGREIDYNSDLDLVFIYDAAENAESAGGPQGKLPAHEYFVRLGQKLPTYLSAPTKEGIAYKIDMQLRPSGKAGPIVCALDAYRDYHQSAAQLWERQALIKTRFIAGDPSLGKAVEKIIERFAYGDELPTDGVAEIHHLRMRMERELAGEDDTRFNLKKGRGGLVDIEFLSQMLQLAHGHRLTRLRQRETLAALNALQETKIITTAEHKLLADGYLFLRRLDHRLRLERDQSIDAFDAEPGRIDGIAKALGYGHATKTGPRSAPKLGAKLLQDYRQRREKIRACYQRYFLAG, from the coding sequence ATGGCTATGAAAATAAGCCCGTCGGTCATCACCCGTCGCTACCGAAAACTGCTCGAAGAAAGTCCGTCGCCCCGGCTCGCGGAAAATAATTTGCAGCGGCTCATCGCCGCAAGCCATCCTCAGACACTCATAAAGATCCCTAACAAGCAGCTAATCGACCTGCTCCGTCTCCTCGGCAGCAGCGCGTTTCTCAGCGACGTGCTGATCCATACCGGAGTAAACTGGCCCGATTTCTTTAGACGCCAAATTTCCCTTCGTCAGAAAACCGTCGCCAAACACCAGCACTATCTCCAAGCCGTCATCAAGAAAGCCGCGAGCTTCGACGATTTCTGCGCCGCCCTGCGCCGCCACAAACAGCGCGAATACCTGCGCATCGGCACACGCGATCTGCTGGCGTCGGTGACCATGGAAGAAACCGTGCGCGAGCTGACCGCCTTGGCCGAAGCGTCACTGCACGCGGCTTACCGTTTTTCCCGCACCGAAGTGGAAAAAGATTTTGGCCAACTCAACTCGCCGGGATCGAACAAGCCCAATCGTTTCGTCGTCATCGGCATGGGCAAGTTGGGCGGGCGCGAGCTTAACTTCAGTTCCGATGTCGACGTCATCTTTCTCTACCAAGACGATGAAGGGGAGAGCAGCGGTGGGCGCAAAGGCAAAGTCGGTCCGCGGGAATTTTTCAGCGCCGTCGGGCAGAAAATTATTAACGCCATGGGCGATGTCACCGAAGACGGATTCGTTTTTCGCATCGATCTGCGCTTGCGCCCGCTCGGCGCCAACGGTCCGTTGGTGCAGTCGGTGAATTCGGCGATGCTCTATTATGAGTCCTGGGGTCAATGTTGGGAACGCGCCGCGATGATCAAAGCGCGGTCGGTAGCAGGCGATGTCGAACTCGGCGTTAACTTTCTCAAAGAACTCGAACCGTTTATCTATCGACGCTACCTCGACTACACCACGGTCGACGAGCTGCGCCATATGAAGTCGCGCATCGAAAACGAACTGCTCACCAGCGACGGCAAAGAGCGAAATCTAAAGCTCGGCTACGGCGGCATTCGCGAGATCGAGTTCTTCACTCAAGCGCTGCAACTGGTCAACGGCGGTTACGAGGTGAGTTTACGCGGGCCGAGCACGCTGCCAGCGTTGGCGGAATTGGCACGGCTGAAATTCATTTCAATAGAAGAGCGCGACCAACTGATCGCAGCCTACCGCTTTCTCCGCCAAGCCGAGCATAAAGTGCAAATCGTCCAGGAAGGCCATGTCCACTCGATCCCCGAAGGTCAAGACGAAGAGCAAGCCTACGCGCGCCGCATGGGCTACACACGCAAAGGTAAGCAAAGCGAGCGCGAACTTTTCTGGCGCGATCATCATCGCTACACCAATACCGTGCGCGGCATCTTCGATCGGCTCTTTTACAGCGCGCAAAAAGAGATCGCGAGCGAAGGCGCCAGCCTCGAGAGCGCGATCTGGAATGATCTCGACAATGAGCCGGCGATCACCAAGCAATTGGCCAAGGTGGGCTTCGCCGAGCCGGCAAAAGCTTATGAAAATCTGCTCGCCGTGCGCGACGGCGAAATCTACTCGCCGCCGAGCCCCAAACGCTTGAAAGTCATGCGCACGTTGGGCCCGGCGCTGATCGCCGAGATCGCCAAGTCAGGCGCACCGGATCGGGCGCTGTTCAATCTCGCCGATTTCAGCCACCGCATCGGCGGGCGCACCGGCTTTCTGACGCTGTTGGCGGAGAAGCCCGAGACGATGCGGCTGCTCATCACGCTATTCGCCGACAGCCAGTTTCTCACCGATCTGTTCCTCAAGCGCCCAGAGATCATCGACACCTTGATTCGCGTCGACCTGACCCGCATCGAGAAATCGAAGAGCACGATGCTCGCCGAACTTAGCACCGCGCTAGCAGAATTCACCGACCTCGAAGACCAGCTCAACGCCCTGCGCCGTTACAAGACCGAAGAGTTCATCCGCATCGGCTTACACGACCTCGGCGGCAGCATTGAGTTGATGCCGGTGTTGCACCAGCTTGCCGACTTGGCTGACTCCTGTGTGCAGGCAGCGCTGGATCTAACATTGAGAGAACTGACGGCAAAATTTGGCGCGGTGACGAAAGGCCGATTCGTAGTCATCGGCGGCGGCAAGTTGGGTGGCCGAGAGATAGACTACAATTCCGATCTCGATCTGGTGTTTATCTATGATGCCGCGGAAAACGCCGAGAGCGCCGGCGGACCGCAGGGGAAATTACCGGCTCATGAATATTTCGTCCGCCTCGGCCAAAAGCTTCCTACATACTTATCGGCGCCAACGAAAGAAGGCATCGCCTATAAGATCGACATGCAACTGCGCCCGTCAGGCAAGGCGGGGCCGATTGTCTGCGCGCTCGACGCTTATCGCGACTATCACCAAAGCGCGGCGCAATTGTGGGAGCGCCAAGCGCTGATCAAGACTCGCTTCATCGCCGGCGACCCAAGCCTCGGCAAAGCGGTCGAGAAAATCATCGAACGCTTTGCCTACGGCGACGAACTTCCAACTGACGGCGTCGCGGAGATCCATCATCTACGCATGCGCATGGAGCGCGAGCTTGCCGGCGAGGATGACACGCGCTTCAATCTCAAGAAAGGCCGCGGCGGCTTGGTCGATATCGAGTTTCTCAGCCAAATGTTGCAGCTCGCCCACGGCCATCGTTTGACCCGGCTGCGCCAGCGCGAAACCTTGGCGGCGCTCAACGCTCTGCAAGAAACCAAGATCATCACAACGGCAGAGCATAAGTTGCTCGCCGACGGTTACCTATTCCTGCGCCGGCTCGATCACCGCTTGCGCCTGGAGCGCGACCAATCCATCGACGCCTTCGACGCCGAGCCCGGCCGCATCGATGGTATCGCCAAAGCGTTAGGCTACGGCCATGCGACCAAAACCGGCCCGCGCTCAGCGCCAAAACTCGGCGCTAAACTCTTGCAAGACTATCGACAGCGTCGGGAAAAAATCCGCGCCTGCTATCAGCGCTACTTTTTAGCTGGGTAA